The DNA segment AGAATAATATTTCTATTGTCCCTAAAAAAGAAGTTGGATTGGGATGAACCAAAATTAGTGGCAACAGTAAGAAATCCAGGCTGAGCCCCTGCAGGAACTTTTACCTTAATGGTAGTTCCATCTGTTGAAACAGACTGTACTTCACCATTTACACCACCAGAAAAAGTTACAGTTAACGGTTCATAAAAGAAATGCCCATAGATAGTAGCCGTACCGCCTTCAGGAACATATTCACACAACATACTGCTGATTGAAGGTGCAGATATGATTATCTTAAAAGGATATTTCAGAGTATCTCCATTTGCAAATACAATTTTCAAAAGATTATCCACTTTTTTAGGAGCCGAGCTGGGCATAGTAAAAATAATAGTGGTACTTGTAACATAAGTTGGAGTCAAAGAAGCCTGAAGATCATCTATCCAAACCTCCTTTGCATATTGCAGATTTTCTCCTATAACTGCAATGGTATTGCTCTGATAGGCGCCAACCAGCAATGAATCCGATTTCTCCGGGTTGGTCACCCTTACATAAGATACCGTTGGCGTACCTTCTGATTCTTTCGAACAGGATGTATAGATACCCGTTATAGCAACTGCTATAAAGAACAAGAATATATAATTGACTATTTTTTTCATTTACTTATATTTTTAGCATTGGTACTACTTTTTGGTGGCATAATAATCCACTGCAGGTTTCAACAGGTTAGGCGC comes from the Bacteroidota bacterium genome and includes:
- a CDS encoding glycan-binding surface protein; its protein translation is MKKIVNYIFLFFIAVAITGIYTSCSKESEGTPTVSYVRVTNPEKSDSLLVGAYQSNTIAVIGENLQYAKEVWIDDLQASLTPTYVTSTTIIFTMPSSAPKKVDNLLKIVFANGDTLKYPFKIIISAPSISSMLCEYVPEGGTATIYGHFFYEPLTVTFSGGVNGEVQSVSTDGTTIKVKVPAGAQPGFLTVATNFGSSQSNFFFRDNRNIILSSDPFPSNAWSGSKWVVSNPGTGDPIKISGNYIRVTGTISGWWTEIFNGIYTTAIPDEAILKPSLYYLKFELNTVKPYNAQKIKFCMGAKDGDHGDYVFSPPYDTKGEWQTVTIPFEEVAASYSNFGLSSSGYFTRAVFNGGDTYDCDMCFDNFRIVPKSK